ATTACACTCTGACTCATGTCCATCGGACTTTGACTTCAGTTTTGGTGCTTGTTGTGTTTGCATGTGACCGTTTCCCTCATACTTACCATTAAGATCTTATGTGCACCcgatgtatttaaaaaaaaaaaaatatctaatgAAGGTCATTGACAGCTGAAACGTCCCGATTTTAACTTGATTAGTGAAGCATCAAGATATTAATTGTGAGGGAGTCGCACCGGTTCCTCCCAATGTCCTCATGATTTTGGGTTGCACCTTGTCTCTTTTGGCTGAGCTCCTTCTACTCCTCTCAGTGACATGACATTTTCTTCAGTGTTGCTATGTAATGAAAGTCCCAGAATAGCTCTCTTACAAGAGGTTTTGGTTGCGTTCTAAAtggctccctatatagtgcactacttttgacctgaacCCTAAGGAaatccctatgagccctggtcagaagtagtgcactataaaaggtaTTAGGTTGTTTTGGACACATTTTGTCTGTACTCCAGCCATTTAAGATGTTGCCTTGTCAACCCCAGAGTCTGCCCCCCTGTCTTTGTGTCCCAGGAGCCAGAGTAAATGCCAAAGACAAGTGTCTCAATACTCTGCACCGGGCCGTGGCTTCCTGCAGTGAGGTACGTGTACTGATAGACACACCTGTGCATATGCATTTTACTGTTAAGTGTGTTGTGatttttaaatgcactttaaacaAAGTTGAACATGATTTGAACTGCTCCTGTAGCAGGCAGTCCAGGTGCTATTGAAACACTCTGCTGATGTGAACGCCAGGGACAAGAACTGGCAAACGCCGCTCCACATCGCTGCGGCCAATAAGGCGGTCCGCTGTGCCGAGGCCCTGGTCCCTTAGCAATGTGAACATGTCGGACCGAGCGCTCCACCATGCAGCGGACACCAAGAGGTTAGCAATTAGCAGGGACATGATTACACACTGTAGTTTACACTTTATACCTATCCTATCCCAAGGTTGAGTTCACGATGCATCCGATTACCTACATTGGTTTTATGTAGGGCTGTGACTGTTTTGGATGAAGACTGCCATGAAATGAAACTGTCaaaaccaaaacaaacaaaaaactttTTTAATCAACTTTATTTTGATAGAGATATACTTTACCCATAGCAGCAGTGGTAACTATTTATTATTGTTTTGATGACTTAGTCCATCTATTAAACTGTACATCTCTTCTCCAACTATATTTTGATGCACCACAATCAGCAGATCTGCtatacagttgaaatcagaagtttacatagacttggttggagtcattaaaactcgttgtgcaaccattccacaaatttcttgttaactatagttttggcaagtcatttaggacatttactttgtgcatgacaagtaatttttccaacaattgtttacagattatttcactgtattacaattccagtgggtcagaaggttaaattcactaagttgactgtgcctttaaacagcttggaaaattctggaaaattccagaaaattatgtcatggctttagaagtttctgacaggctaattgacataatttgagtcaattagaggtgtacctgtggatgtatttcaagatctaccttcaaactcagtgggaaaatcaaaagaaatcagctaagatctcagggggaaaaaatgtagacctccacaagtctggttcatccttggaagcaatttccaaatgcctgaagttaccacgttcatctgtacaaacaatagtacgcaagtataaacaccatgggaccatgcagccgtcataccgctcagaaaggagacgcattctgtctcctagagatgaacgtacttggtgcgaaaagtgcaaatcaatcccagaaaatcagcaaagtaccttgtgaaggtggaggaaacaggtacaaaagtatctatatccacagtaaaacgagttctatatagacataacctgaaaggccgctcagcaaggaagaagccactgctccaaaaccgccataaaaaagccagactacggtttgcaactgcacatggggacaaagatcgtactttttggagaaatgtcctctggtttgatgaaacaaaaacagaacggtttggccgtaatgaccatcgttatatttggaggaaaaagggggaggcttgcaagccaaagaacaccatcccaaccttgaagcacgggggtggcagcatcatgttgtgggggtgctttgctgcaggagggactggtgcacttcacaaaatagatggcatcatgagaaggaaaattatgtggatgtattgaagcaacatcaaaagtcaggaagttaaagcttggtcgcaaatgggtcttccaaatggacaatgacccccaagcatactaacaaagttgtggcaaaatggcttaag
The Oncorhynchus keta strain PuntledgeMale-10-30-2019 unplaced genomic scaffold, Oket_V2 Un_contig_28619_pilon_pilon, whole genome shotgun sequence DNA segment above includes these coding regions:
- the LOC118383887 gene encoding serine/threonine-protein phosphatase 6 regulatory ankyrin repeat subunit A-like isoform X2 — translated: MEDNEKRTPLHAAAYLGDAEILELLILSGARVNAKDKCLNTLHRAVASCSEAVQVLLKHSADVNARDKNWQTPLHIAAANKAVRCAEALVP
- the LOC118383887 gene encoding serine/threonine-protein phosphatase 6 regulatory ankyrin repeat subunit A-like isoform X1, with the translated sequence MEDNEKRTPLHAAAYLGDAEILELLILSGARVNAKDKCLNTLHRAVASCSEQAVQVLLKHSADVNARDKNWQTPLHIAAANKAVRCAEALVP